One Streptococcus sp. S1 DNA window includes the following coding sequences:
- a CDS encoding ABC transporter ATP-binding protein: MAYIEMQHCYKRYTSGETEIFANQDVSFEIEKGELVIILGASGAGKSTVLNILGGMDTNDEGQVLIDGVDIAKLNAHQRTNYRRDDVGFVFQFYNLVPNLTAKENVELASEIVSDALDSEAVLKEVGLGNRLDHFPAQLSGGEQQRVPIARAVAKNPKILLCDEPTGALDYQTGKQVLGILQDMSRKKGATVIIVTHNGALAPIADRVIRMHDAKVKSVEINEFPQDIATLEY; encoded by the coding sequence ATGGCCTATATCGAAATGCAGCATTGTTACAAGCGCTATACGAGTGGGGAGACTGAGATTTTCGCTAACCAGGATGTTTCCTTTGAGATTGAAAAAGGTGAGTTGGTCATTATTTTAGGAGCTTCAGGAGCTGGAAAATCAACGGTCCTCAATATCTTAGGAGGGATGGACACCAATGACGAGGGTCAGGTTCTGATTGATGGGGTGGATATTGCAAAGCTCAATGCTCATCAACGAACCAATTATCGACGAGATGATGTTGGTTTTGTCTTTCAATTTTATAATCTGGTCCCTAATTTGACAGCTAAGGAGAATGTTGAGTTGGCTTCAGAAATTGTTTCTGATGCTCTAGATTCGGAAGCTGTTTTAAAAGAAGTAGGACTTGGCAATCGTCTTGATCATTTTCCTGCCCAATTGTCAGGGGGAGAGCAACAACGAGTGCCGATTGCTCGGGCAGTGGCGAAGAACCCTAAAATTCTCCTTTGTGATGAGCCAACGGGAGCCTTGGATTACCAGACGGGTAAGCAAGTATTGGGGATTTTACAGGATATGTCTCGAAAAAAGGGAGCGACGGTCATCATCGTAACCCATAATGGTGCCCTAGCTCCGATTGCAGACCGTGTGATTCGCATGCATGATGCCAAGGTCAAGTCGGTAGAAATCAATGAATTTCCTCAAGATATTGCTACACTAGAGTATTAG
- a CDS encoding FtsX-like permease family protein encodes MKRKVYWKDLFASFTHSKGRFLSILTLMLLGSLALVGLKVTTPNMHRTANQFIQQQKMLDLAVMGDLGLDQADQEELLGVKGARVEFGLLLDLTVKGTGEAIRLFSPPKSLSSFRVTKGRLPKKEGELALASFWEDRYQIGDTLTLEEKAGTRSSLKRKQFTIVGFVQSSEMWSQKNLGTAMSGSGNLDAYALVSKEVFTTKLPAMARIQFDDLRSLDSFSQVYQKRLEAHQEELEKLLKDNGKARYQRLKQEADGQIQKGQKELSRAKGTLQSAKSQIDQDQQQLDLQEAQFKELAPFLPAKEQAASQEKIHQAKEQLDQKKKDWATGETELAKKEEELKKAQRERDQLEIPTYHVYDRKTMPGGQGYLMYSNASSSISAVGNIFPVVLYLVAAMVTFTTMTRFVDEERTNAGIFKALGYRTRDIILKFVLYGFFAGTIGTLLGTLLGHYFLSGIISNIITQGMVIGESREYFYGDMTLIALGLSFVASVLPAYWVSRKELKEEANLLLLPKPPVSGSKIFIERLHFIWKRLSFTHKVTARNLFRYKQRMLMTIFGVAGSVALLFAGLGIQSSVGGVSKRQFQEILSYELIVVKKTNASSRESKELTNRLEKSDIKDYRPIYSKVVEASLKGGRDKQTITMMVTDRTDFSPFVSLRSLKQGEPLSLKKGVIISSKLAQLARVTVGDRLTLDDHTFKVAGITENYVGHFIYMDQASYQKIYGKQTSANSYLLKLKNPSTQQVQTVSQDLMDLAAVKAVSQNASMISLFNSVAKSLDTTMMILVVVSILLAIVILYNLTNINVAERIRELSTIKVLGFHNKEVTLYIYRETILLSIIGILIGLGGGYYLHQFLIAMIAPDAILFYPKVGLGVFLFPVGGMLLLLILLGIYVDHYLRKVDMLEALKSVD; translated from the coding sequence ATGAAACGAAAAGTCTATTGGAAGGATCTATTTGCTTCCTTTACACATTCAAAAGGACGTTTTCTCTCCATCTTAACCTTGATGTTATTGGGAAGCTTGGCCTTAGTTGGCTTAAAGGTGACCACTCCAAATATGCACCGAACGGCTAACCAGTTTATTCAGCAACAAAAGATGCTAGATCTTGCTGTCATGGGGGACTTGGGATTAGATCAGGCAGACCAAGAGGAACTTTTAGGAGTCAAAGGAGCGCGTGTCGAATTTGGTTTACTGCTGGATCTGACGGTGAAAGGAACAGGAGAGGCGATTCGACTTTTTTCTCCTCCAAAGAGCCTTTCTTCTTTTCGTGTGACCAAGGGGCGCCTGCCCAAAAAAGAAGGGGAACTGGCCCTAGCGAGTTTTTGGGAGGATCGCTATCAGATAGGGGATACCCTCACACTTGAAGAAAAGGCTGGAACTCGCTCTAGTTTAAAGCGAAAGCAATTTACCATTGTTGGCTTTGTACAATCCTCTGAGATGTGGTCTCAAAAGAATTTAGGCACTGCCATGAGTGGCAGTGGGAATCTGGATGCCTATGCTCTGGTTTCAAAAGAAGTCTTCACCACCAAACTTCCCGCGATGGCGCGGATCCAGTTTGATGATCTGAGGTCTTTAGATTCTTTTTCGCAAGTCTACCAAAAACGGCTCGAAGCTCATCAAGAAGAGTTAGAAAAACTTCTGAAAGACAATGGAAAGGCCCGCTATCAAAGACTCAAGCAGGAGGCTGATGGGCAGATTCAAAAAGGCCAGAAAGAACTCAGTCGTGCCAAGGGAACACTCCAGTCAGCCAAGAGTCAGATCGATCAGGATCAACAGCAATTAGATTTGCAGGAGGCCCAGTTCAAGGAACTAGCTCCATTTCTGCCAGCTAAAGAGCAAGCAGCCAGTCAAGAAAAGATCCATCAAGCCAAAGAACAACTGGATCAGAAAAAGAAAGACTGGGCTACAGGTGAAACGGAGCTTGCAAAAAAAGAGGAGGAGCTAAAAAAAGCCCAAAGGGAGCGAGATCAGCTGGAGATTCCAACTTATCATGTCTATGACCGCAAGACCATGCCAGGTGGACAAGGTTACCTGATGTATAGCAATGCCAGTAGCAGTATTTCCGCTGTCGGAAATATTTTTCCGGTTGTTCTTTATCTAGTAGCCGCCATGGTGACCTTTACCACGATGACCCGCTTTGTCGATGAAGAGCGAACCAATGCAGGTATTTTTAAGGCGCTGGGTTATCGTACCAGGGACATCATTCTCAAATTTGTTCTCTATGGATTCTTTGCAGGGACGATCGGTACCCTTCTAGGAACCTTGCTGGGCCATTATTTCCTATCGGGGATCATTTCCAACATTATCACGCAAGGGATGGTGATTGGAGAGAGCAGAGAGTATTTTTATGGGGATATGACTCTAATTGCGCTCGGACTGTCTTTCGTTGCGAGTGTGCTTCCGGCTTACTGGGTTTCGCGTAAGGAATTAAAAGAAGAGGCCAATCTTCTATTGCTTCCTAAACCACCGGTATCCGGTTCGAAGATTTTCATAGAGCGTCTCCATTTTATTTGGAAGCGTCTGAGTTTCACCCACAAGGTCACTGCTCGTAATCTCTTTCGTTACAAACAACGGATGCTGATGACCATTTTTGGAGTGGCAGGTTCTGTTGCTCTTCTCTTCGCAGGGCTAGGAATTCAATCCTCTGTAGGAGGTGTTTCTAAACGCCAATTTCAAGAGATCCTATCTTATGAGTTGATTGTAGTCAAAAAAACGAATGCATCAAGCCGAGAAAGCAAGGAACTAACCAATCGTCTGGAAAAATCAGATATCAAAGATTATCGACCGATCTATAGTAAGGTCGTCGAAGCATCTTTAAAGGGTGGACGCGACAAGCAGACCATTACGATGATGGTAACAGATCGTACAGATTTTTCTCCCTTTGTCAGCCTGCGTTCTCTCAAACAAGGAGAGCCCTTGTCTCTCAAGAAAGGAGTCATCATCAGTAGTAAGCTAGCACAACTAGCTAGGGTTACAGTTGGCGATCGACTGACCTTAGATGACCATACTTTTAAGGTAGCAGGGATCACTGAAAATTATGTCGGCCATTTTATCTATATGGATCAAGCAAGTTACCAAAAAATCTACGGAAAGCAGACTTCAGCAAATAGCTATTTGCTGAAGTTGAAAAATCCTTCTACACAACAAGTGCAGACTGTCAGTCAAGATCTGATGGATCTTGCAGCTGTGAAGGCGGTTAGTCAGAATGCTTCGATGATTTCCCTCTTTAACTCAGTTGCCAAATCCTTGGACACCACTATGATGATTCTGGTAGTCGTATCGATCTTGCTAGCTATCGTGATCTTGTATAATTTAACCAATATCAATGTGGCAGAGCGGATCCGGGAATTATCGACCATTAAGGTCTTAGGATTCCATAATAAGGAAGTGACGCTCTATATTTACCGCGAAACCATCTTATTGTCTATCATAGGGATCCTCATTGGATTAGGAGGTGGCTATTATCTTCATCAATTCCTCATTGCCATGATAGCACCAGATGCCATTCTCTTTTACCCTAAAGTGGGACTTGGCGTTTTTCTCTTTCCTGTCGGAGGAATGCTCCTTCTCTTGATCCTGTTAGGAATTTATGTTGACCATTATCTCCGAAAAGTAGACATGCTCGAAGCCCTCAAATCAGTAGACTAA
- a CDS encoding metallophosphoesterase family protein: protein MTKIALLSDIHGNTTALEAVLEDSRKAKVNEYWLLGDSLMPGTGRRALLELLEELPITVKVLGNWEDSLWRAMRGMLDETRSSHRYLMRQCQYILEEITPQEIEDMQKMPMQVHREIAGLKIGITHHLPDKNWGRELIHIGEQKDFDRLVTNPSCDIAVYGHIHQQFFRYGTGGELIINPGSIGQPFFLEKNLRKDLRAMYAILEFDQMGLKDVDFRRVDYDVQKELQLAKDLHLPYYQVYYESLVNGIHHTHNHELLHEIEQREGHDREIDAWLEDFFQ, encoded by the coding sequence ATGACTAAAATTGCTTTACTTTCAGATATTCATGGAAATACGACAGCATTGGAAGCTGTCCTAGAGGATAGTCGAAAAGCCAAGGTGAATGAATATTGGCTCTTAGGAGATAGTTTGATGCCTGGAACAGGGAGACGGGCCCTCTTGGAGCTGTTAGAGGAGTTACCTATTACGGTCAAAGTCCTTGGAAACTGGGAAGATAGTCTTTGGCGGGCTATGAGGGGGATGTTGGATGAGACTAGATCCAGTCATCGCTACCTCATGCGCCAGTGTCAATATATTCTGGAAGAAATCACGCCCCAGGAAATTGAAGACATGCAGAAAATGCCCATGCAAGTCCATAGAGAAATCGCAGGTTTAAAGATCGGCATTACCCACCACTTACCTGATAAGAATTGGGGTCGCGAATTGATCCATATTGGTGAGCAGAAGGATTTTGATCGTTTGGTGACAAACCCGTCTTGTGATATTGCAGTCTACGGACACATTCACCAGCAGTTTTTCCGCTATGGGACAGGAGGAGAACTGATTATCAATCCTGGCTCGATCGGTCAACCTTTCTTTTTAGAAAAGAATCTTCGCAAGGACCTTCGGGCCATGTATGCTATTCTTGAATTTGATCAAATGGGGTTAAAAGATGTAGATTTTAGACGGGTGGACTATGATGTCCAAAAAGAACTGCAACTTGCAAAAGACCTCCATCTTCCTTATTACCAAGTGTATTATGAAAGTTTGGTCAATGGCATTCATCATACCCACAATCATGAGCTCCTTCATGAAATTGAGCAGAGAGAAGGTCATGATCGAGAAATCGATGCTTGGCTAGAGGACTTCTTTCAATAG
- a CDS encoding Rrf2 family transcriptional regulator yields MQISSRFTIGTHVLIMIALQGEKTKVTSDFLAGSVGVNPVIIRKTLSQLKKAGLIHVARGTGGAELAKAADEISLLDIYQAVECLGSTGQLFGFHEHPNPACPIGNSIHDVLDGKLEEIQLAMEKEMAQISLEQVVKEAKMKMEVAS; encoded by the coding sequence ATGCAAATTTCGAGTCGCTTTACCATTGGGACTCATGTCTTGATCATGATTGCTCTACAAGGAGAAAAAACAAAAGTAACCAGTGATTTTTTGGCAGGAAGTGTCGGCGTGAACCCTGTTATTATTCGAAAGACCTTGTCTCAGTTGAAGAAAGCCGGATTAATCCATGTAGCGCGTGGGACAGGCGGAGCTGAGCTCGCAAAAGCAGCCGATGAGATCAGCCTGCTGGATATCTATCAAGCGGTAGAATGCTTAGGTTCGACAGGTCAATTATTTGGCTTCCATGAACATCCAAATCCTGCTTGTCCAATTGGAAATAGCATCCATGACGTTCTAGATGGGAAGCTGGAAGAGATTCAGCTGGCCATGGAAAAAGAAATGGCACAAATAAGTCTAGAGCAAGTAGTGAAAGAAGCTAAAATGAAGATGGAAGTAGCCTCTTAG
- a CDS encoding M24 family metallopeptidase, with translation MSKLDQIVDFLETEKTDVAVVSDPVTINYLTGFYSDPHERQLFLFVYTDHEPLLFVPALEVERATAVVDFQVVGYVDSENPWEKIKGAIAKPDAKTVALEYDNLILTKYNGLRTVFEKATFTNLTPRINRMRLIKSADEIQKMLVAGQYADKAVNMGFDAISLDKTETDIVAEIDFGIKRLGYEMSFETMVLTGNNAANPHGIPGSNKVENDALLLFDLGCMVNGYASDMTRTVAVGKPDDFKKEIYHLTLEAQQAAIDMIKPGVTAHDVDRAARSVIEKAGYGEYFNHRLGHGIGMDVHEFPSIMEGNDMVIEEGMCFSVEPGIYIPGKVGVRIEDCGYVTKNGFGLFTETSKDLLYFD, from the coding sequence ATGTCTAAATTAGATCAAATCGTCGATTTTCTTGAAACTGAAAAAACAGATGTCGCTGTTGTATCCGATCCTGTCACCATCAATTACTTGACTGGATTTTACAGTGATCCCCACGAACGTCAACTCTTCTTGTTCGTTTACACTGACCATGAACCACTTCTCTTCGTTCCTGCACTTGAAGTGGAACGGGCGACTGCAGTTGTCGATTTCCAAGTGGTTGGCTATGTGGATTCTGAAAATCCATGGGAAAAGATTAAAGGGGCTATCGCAAAACCAGATGCTAAAACCGTTGCACTTGAATATGATAACTTGATCCTTACCAAATACAATGGCTTGCGTACTGTCTTTGAAAAAGCAACATTTACCAACTTGACACCACGGATTAACCGGATGCGCTTGATCAAATCTGCTGATGAGATCCAAAAAATGTTGGTGGCTGGTCAATATGCAGATAAGGCTGTCAATATGGGATTCGACGCCATCTCACTGGATAAAACAGAAACTGATATCGTAGCAGAAATCGACTTTGGTATCAAACGATTGGGTTATGAAATGAGCTTTGAAACCATGGTCTTGACTGGAAATAATGCAGCTAACCCACACGGAATTCCAGGAAGCAACAAAGTCGAAAATGATGCTCTCTTGCTCTTTGACCTTGGCTGTATGGTCAATGGTTATGCGTCAGATATGACTCGTACTGTTGCGGTTGGGAAACCAGATGATTTCAAAAAAGAAATCTACCACTTGACTTTAGAAGCTCAACAAGCAGCCATTGACATGATCAAACCAGGTGTAACAGCTCACGACGTCGATCGTGCTGCACGCAGCGTCATCGAAAAAGCTGGCTATGGTGAATACTTCAACCACCGCCTCGGACACGGGATCGGAATGGATGTGCATGAATTCCCTTCTATTATGGAAGGAAATGACATGGTTATCGAAGAAGGAATGTGCTTCTCAGTCGAACCAGGAATCTATATCCCAGGTAAAGTCGGTGTCCGTATCGAAGACTGTGGCTATGTGACAAAAAATGGCTTTGGACTCTTTACAGAAACTAGCAAAGATTTGCTATATTTTGATTAA
- the ccpA gene encoding catabolite control protein A has translation MNTDDTVTIYDVAREAGVSMATVSRVVNGNKNVKENTRKKVLEVIERLDYRPNAVARGLASKKTTTVGVVIPNITNSYFSTLAKGIDDIAEMYKYNIVLANSDEDDDKEVSVVNNLFSKQVDGIIFMGYHLTEKIRSEFSRSRTPVVLAGTVDVEHQLPSVNIDYKQATVDAVTQLAKHNKKIAFVSGPLVDDINGKIRLTGYKEALKAKKLSYSEGLVFESKYRYDEGYNLAERIIASKATAAFVTGDELAAGLLNGLSDKGIKVPEDFEIITSDDSQVTRYTRPNLSTIGQPLYDLGAISMRMLTKIMHKEELEEREVLLSHTINQRGTTKK, from the coding sequence ATGAATACAGACGATACAGTAACGATTTATGATGTCGCCCGTGAAGCAGGGGTTTCAATGGCAACCGTTAGTCGTGTAGTGAATGGAAATAAGAACGTTAAAGAAAATACACGTAAAAAAGTATTAGAAGTGATCGAACGCTTGGATTACCGTCCAAATGCTGTTGCGCGTGGTCTTGCCAGCAAGAAAACCACAACAGTCGGTGTTGTTATTCCAAACATCACGAACAGCTATTTCTCTACATTGGCTAAGGGGATCGATGACATTGCTGAAATGTACAAGTACAATATTGTTCTTGCAAATAGCGATGAAGACGATGACAAAGAAGTTTCAGTGGTAAACAACCTTTTTTCAAAACAAGTGGATGGCATCATTTTCATGGGCTATCATTTGACAGAAAAGATTCGCTCAGAATTTTCACGCTCTCGTACGCCGGTTGTCCTTGCTGGGACAGTGGATGTTGAACACCAATTACCAAGTGTCAATATTGACTACAAGCAAGCAACCGTTGATGCTGTTACACAGTTGGCAAAACACAACAAGAAAATTGCTTTTGTAAGCGGCCCATTGGTGGATGATATTAATGGAAAAATTCGTTTGACAGGCTACAAAGAAGCTTTGAAAGCGAAAAAATTGAGCTATAGCGAAGGACTTGTGTTTGAATCCAAGTACCGTTACGATGAAGGATATAACTTGGCAGAACGCATCATTGCATCGAAAGCAACAGCTGCCTTTGTAACAGGTGATGAATTGGCTGCAGGTCTCTTGAACGGTTTGTCTGATAAAGGGATCAAGGTACCAGAAGACTTTGAAATTATCACCAGCGATGATTCACAAGTAACTCGTTACACGCGTCCAAATCTATCAACGATTGGCCAACCTTTGTATGACCTTGGTGCAATCAGTATGCGTATGTTGACCAAGATCATGCACAAAGAAGAGTTGGAAGAACGCGAGGTACTGTTGTCTCATACGATCAACCAACGTGGAACGACCAAAAAATAA
- a CDS encoding glycosyltransferase family 4 protein, which yields MKVLLYLEGKSVLQKSGIGRALQHQMHALDLAGIPYTTDILGDYDVVHINTYGPRSFLLLHAAKRRGKKVIMHGHSTREDFENSFIGSNFFAPLFGKYLAHMYQKADYVITPSEYSKHLIQSYGVTTPIIAVSNGIDLEKYEKDPKREEVFRKHFNIQEGQKVVICAGLYFKRKGIEDFVEVARRMPDVRFIWLGSINKWIIPRKIRRIVEKDHPSNVEFPGYFKGAVFQGAMTGSDAFFFPSYEETEGIVVLEALASHQHTVLRDIPVYNGWIDEMSSELCHNVDEFVDSLNKVLNGQVDKREAGYKVAESRSIDLVAHQLVEAYQTVLEM from the coding sequence ATGAAAGTTTTACTGTATTTAGAAGGAAAATCCGTCTTACAAAAATCAGGAATTGGTCGAGCCTTGCAGCATCAAATGCATGCACTTGATTTGGCTGGTATTCCGTATACGACAGATATTTTAGGAGATTATGATGTGGTGCATATCAATACCTATGGCCCACGGAGTTTCCTTTTGCTCCATGCAGCAAAGCGTCGTGGAAAGAAAGTCATCATGCATGGCCATTCAACCCGTGAGGATTTTGAAAATTCCTTTATCGGGTCTAACTTTTTTGCGCCCTTGTTTGGGAAGTATTTGGCTCACATGTACCAAAAGGCAGACTATGTGATCACACCATCTGAGTATTCCAAACACCTGATTCAGTCTTATGGGGTGACCACACCGATTATTGCGGTCTCCAATGGGATTGATTTGGAAAAATATGAGAAGGATCCGAAAAGAGAAGAAGTCTTTCGCAAGCATTTTAATATCCAAGAAGGCCAAAAGGTTGTTATCTGTGCCGGGCTTTATTTTAAACGTAAAGGGATCGAAGACTTTGTAGAAGTAGCCCGTCGCATGCCGGATGTGCGCTTTATTTGGCTAGGTTCTATCAACAAATGGATCATTCCGCGTAAGATTCGTCGTATCGTGGAAAAGGATCATCCTAGTAATGTGGAATTCCCTGGCTACTTCAAGGGAGCGGTCTTCCAAGGGGCCATGACGGGTTCAGATGCTTTCTTTTTCCCTTCTTATGAAGAAACAGAAGGTATCGTTGTTTTGGAAGCCTTGGCCAGTCATCAGCACACGGTCTTGAGGGATATTCCAGTATACAATGGCTGGATCGACGAGATGTCATCTGAATTGTGCCACAATGTAGACGAATTTGTGGATTCCTTGAATAAGGTCTTGAACGGACAAGTAGACAAGCGAGAGGCGGGCTACAAGGTCGCTGAAAGTCGTTCGATCGACTTAGTGGCACATCAATTGGTCGAAGCCTATCAAACAGTTTTGGAGATGTAA
- a CDS encoding glycosyltransferase family 4 protein, with product MRVGLFTDTYFPQVSGVATSIRTLKTELEKLGHTVFIFTTTDKDVNRYEDWQIIRIPSVPFFAFKDRRVAYRGFSKALAIAKQYQLDIIHTQTEFSLGLLGVWIGRELRIPVIHTYHTQYEDYVRYIARGMVIRPSMVKYIVRSYMNDLDGVICPSEIVYDLLQKYKVKAEKRIIPTGIDLAKFDRPEITPTETAALREKYEVAEDETLLLSLSRVSYEKNIQAVIAALPDVLKVNQKVKLIVAGDGPYLDDLKKQAAKLGISDAVVFTGMIPPNETALYYKAADFFISASTSETQGLTYLESIASGTPIIAHGNPYLEHVIDDPMFGKLFYEESDLAQAILEAIDEMPAIDETKWAEKIDDISAATFGRRVYEFYLDKIISKDFSNDLNPEQSRVKRMSKTIVKIPTKVIALPVNGSVKMMKASVKQVKKIRKITHFFD from the coding sequence ATGCGTGTAGGGTTATTTACAGATACCTATTTCCCGCAAGTTTCGGGAGTGGCGACCAGTATTCGGACGCTCAAAACAGAATTAGAAAAATTGGGTCACACGGTCTTTATCTTTACGACAACGGATAAAGATGTCAACCGCTATGAAGATTGGCAGATTATTCGAATTCCAAGTGTGCCTTTCTTCGCCTTTAAGGACCGTCGGGTCGCTTATCGTGGCTTCTCAAAGGCGCTTGCCATTGCCAAGCAATACCAGCTGGATATTATCCATACCCAGACTGAGTTTTCACTGGGACTTTTAGGAGTATGGATTGGACGTGAGTTGAGGATTCCTGTCATTCATACCTACCATACCCAGTATGAGGATTATGTCCGCTATATTGCGAGAGGCATGGTCATTCGCCCAAGTATGGTCAAATACATTGTGAGAAGCTATATGAATGATTTGGACGGAGTGATCTGTCCAAGCGAGATCGTCTATGACTTGCTCCAAAAGTACAAGGTTAAGGCAGAAAAACGCATTATTCCGACAGGGATTGATTTGGCCAAGTTTGACCGACCGGAAATTACTCCGACAGAGACAGCAGCTCTTCGTGAAAAATATGAAGTAGCAGAAGATGAAACGCTTCTATTGAGCCTTTCGCGGGTTTCTTATGAAAAGAATATTCAGGCTGTTATTGCGGCCCTTCCAGACGTCTTAAAGGTCAATCAAAAAGTTAAGTTGATTGTCGCTGGAGATGGTCCTTATTTGGATGATTTGAAAAAACAGGCAGCGAAACTGGGGATTTCAGATGCGGTTGTCTTTACAGGGATGATCCCACCCAATGAAACAGCTCTCTACTATAAGGCGGCTGACTTCTTTATTTCAGCTTCAACGAGTGAGACGCAAGGTTTGACCTATTTAGAGAGTATTGCTAGTGGTACCCCGATTATTGCTCATGGCAATCCTTATCTCGAACATGTGATTGATGACCCTATGTTTGGAAAGCTCTTTTATGAGGAGAGCGATCTGGCCCAAGCAATTCTTGAAGCGATTGACGAGATGCCTGCAATTGATGAAACCAAGTGGGCGGAAAAGATCGATGATATTTCTGCAGCAACCTTTGGCCGTCGGGTCTACGAATTTTACCTGGATAAAATCATCTCTAAAGACTTCTCAAATGATTTGAATCCTGAACAAAGTCGGGTCAAGCGGATGTCTAAGACCATTGTGAAAATACCGACCAAGGTGATTGCTCTTCCGGTCAATGGATCTGTGAAAATGATGAAGGCTTCGGTCAAACAAGTGAAGAAAATCCGTAAAATCACACATTTCTTTGATTGA